Proteins from a single region of Undibacterium sp. KW1:
- a CDS encoding NADPH:quinone oxidoreductase family protein, with protein MKAVVCKEWGLPDTLVIEDLPDLVPAPGQVAINVKAAGVNFPDVLIIQNKYQFKPELPFTPGSELSGIVYAVGEGVSHIKAGDKVIAFIGNGAFAQQVVAPANAVMPMPPGMDFDVAAAITLTYGTSHHAVVDRAQLKAGETMLVLGAAGGVGLAAIEIGKALGARVIAAASTDEKLDICKQHGADVTINYSNQDLREAIKAATDGKGPDVIYDPVGGIYAEPAFRSIGWRGRYLVVGFANGEIPKLPLNLTLLKGASLVGVFWGEFAKREPKANLAAMRELMGWLHEGKIKPHISARYALKDTPAALNDLAARKVTGKIVIQPEQ; from the coding sequence ATGAAAGCTGTTGTTTGCAAGGAGTGGGGATTGCCAGACACTTTGGTGATAGAAGATTTACCAGATCTGGTGCCAGCACCTGGCCAGGTGGCCATCAATGTCAAGGCAGCAGGCGTCAACTTCCCTGACGTATTGATCATACAAAACAAGTACCAGTTCAAACCTGAACTGCCATTTACGCCAGGCAGCGAATTGTCCGGGATAGTCTATGCCGTTGGTGAAGGTGTCAGCCATATCAAGGCTGGCGACAAGGTGATTGCCTTTATTGGTAATGGTGCGTTTGCACAACAGGTCGTTGCCCCTGCCAATGCCGTCATGCCCATGCCACCAGGTATGGACTTTGACGTTGCAGCAGCGATCACCCTGACCTATGGCACTTCCCATCACGCAGTGGTAGATCGTGCCCAGTTAAAAGCTGGTGAAACCATGCTGGTATTGGGCGCTGCCGGTGGTGTCGGACTTGCCGCCATAGAAATTGGCAAGGCTCTGGGTGCCCGTGTCATTGCAGCAGCATCGACCGATGAAAAACTCGATATCTGCAAGCAGCATGGTGCCGATGTCACTATCAACTACAGCAATCAGGATTTGCGCGAAGCCATCAAGGCCGCTACAGATGGCAAAGGCCCGGATGTGATTTATGACCCGGTCGGTGGCATTTACGCAGAACCAGCTTTTCGCTCCATAGGCTGGCGCGGTCGCTATCTGGTGGTAGGTTTTGCCAATGGCGAAATACCCAAGCTGCCATTGAATCTGACCCTGCTCAAAGGTGCTTCTCTGGTTGGTGTTTTCTGGGGTGAGTTTGCCAAGCGTGAGCCTAAAGCCAACCTGGCTGCCATGCGTGAGCTGATGGGATGGCTGCATGAAGGAAAAATAAAGCCACATATCTCTGCCCGCTATGCACTCAAAGACACACCAGCAGCCTTGAACGACCTGGCAGCCCGCAAGGTGACAGGCAAGATCGTCATACAACCTGAACAATAA
- the gspE gene encoding type II secretion system ATPase GspE, with amino-acid sequence MLDHRLLPYGFARDFSVLAVRDNAVINGVVEIQISKMTPSAAISEVGRKFGKVKLVMLPHTELAEAIAKAYAGSGGDAADVVGEVESDLDLAKLMLDMPAIEDLLESADDAPVIRMINALLTQALRDGASDIHIEPFEQISVVRFRVDGALRDVVRPKKAIHASLISRIKIMAQLDIAEKRLPQDGRITLRIGGKPVDVRVSTLPTGHGERAVLRLLDKEAGRLDLSHLGMSADVLTQFDKLIAQPHGIVLVTGPTGSGKTTTLYAALSRVNAGTTNILTVEDPIEYELAGVGQTQVNAKIEMTFAKALRAILRQDPDVIMIGEIRDLETAQIAVQASLTGHLVLATLHTNDSAAAVTRLLDMGIEPFLLSSSLLGVVAQRLVRKLCIHCRVEKDGAWHAVGCEHCGHTGYQGRVGVYELLQTTDAIRAQIHHEAAEAEIRAAAQADGMKTMREDGDRWLKTGVTTPEELLRVTKE; translated from the coding sequence CTTGATCATCGTTTATTGCCTTATGGTTTTGCCAGGGATTTCTCTGTGCTGGCAGTCAGAGACAATGCTGTCATCAATGGCGTCGTAGAAATCCAGATTTCCAAGATGACGCCGTCTGCAGCGATATCTGAAGTCGGCCGCAAGTTTGGCAAGGTTAAACTGGTCATGCTGCCGCATACTGAGTTAGCCGAGGCAATCGCCAAGGCTTATGCCGGTTCTGGTGGTGATGCAGCCGATGTCGTCGGCGAAGTGGAGTCTGACCTGGACTTGGCCAAACTCATGCTGGATATGCCAGCGATTGAGGACTTGCTGGAGTCGGCTGATGATGCGCCGGTGATACGCATGATCAATGCGCTGCTGACGCAGGCCCTGCGTGATGGCGCATCAGACATCCATATCGAGCCGTTCGAACAGATTTCTGTCGTGCGTTTCCGCGTCGATGGTGCTTTGCGTGACGTGGTGCGTCCGAAGAAGGCAATCCATGCTTCCCTGATTTCACGTATCAAAATCATGGCGCAGCTTGATATTGCCGAAAAACGCCTGCCGCAGGATGGTCGCATTACCTTGCGCATAGGTGGCAAGCCTGTTGATGTGCGGGTATCCACTTTACCAACCGGCCACGGAGAACGTGCTGTATTGCGCTTGCTGGATAAAGAAGCGGGACGTTTGGATTTGAGTCATCTGGGCATGAGCGCCGATGTGTTGACGCAATTCGACAAGCTGATTGCTCAGCCGCATGGCATCGTGCTGGTGACCGGGCCAACTGGCTCGGGCAAGACCACCACTTTGTATGCAGCGCTGTCACGGGTAAATGCCGGTACCACCAATATCCTGACGGTAGAAGATCCTATCGAATATGAATTGGCCGGTGTAGGCCAGACACAGGTCAATGCAAAAATCGAAATGACTTTTGCCAAAGCCTTGCGGGCAATTTTGCGGCAAGATCCTGACGTCATCATGATAGGTGAGATACGCGATCTGGAAACTGCGCAAATTGCCGTGCAGGCTTCTTTGACAGGCCATCTGGTGCTGGCAACCCTGCATACCAATGATTCTGCCGCCGCAGTGACACGTTTGCTGGATATGGGGATAGAACCTTTCCTGTTGTCTTCTTCATTGCTGGGTGTTGTCGCGCAACGACTCGTACGTAAACTGTGTATCCATTGCCGTGTTGAAAAAGATGGTGCGTGGCATGCGGTCGGTTGCGAGCATTGCGGTCATACCGGTTATCAGGGGCGCGTTGGTGTCTATGAGTTATTACAAACCACGGACGCGATTCGTGCCCAGATACATCATGAGGCGGCAGAAGCAGAAATACGTGCGGCAGCCCAGGCGGATGGCATGAAAACCATGCGTGAAGATGGTGATCGCTGGCTGAAAACTGGTGTTACTACGCCAGAAGAATTGTTGCGCGTGACTAAGGAATAA
- a CDS encoding type II secretion system protein N, producing the protein MKRLPVLVTFLLFIALCASLSFWALRLFKPQARAVAAGFQQNSYEPGTGQWGGIFGNSQVAQATATNYQLKGIVLAKQAEKSLAIISANGKPAVAVAMDKEVAPGVLLKEVHEKYVMVSESGIMRRVELPQMPDMNRGPVQIPPLNQSNTVPPQVAPVAFPSAKHNDAPGGPISSPPPPMVTPGLPTASLPSAMPGGQQ; encoded by the coding sequence ATGAAACGCTTACCTGTCCTTGTGACATTTCTTTTGTTTATCGCACTATGTGCGTCATTGAGTTTTTGGGCGCTGCGTTTATTCAAGCCGCAGGCAAGGGCGGTTGCTGCCGGGTTTCAGCAAAACAGTTATGAACCAGGTACTGGGCAATGGGGTGGTATTTTCGGTAATAGCCAGGTCGCGCAAGCTACTGCCACCAATTACCAGTTAAAAGGCATTGTGCTGGCAAAGCAGGCTGAGAAAAGCCTGGCCATCATCAGTGCCAACGGAAAACCAGCTGTAGCTGTGGCCATGGATAAGGAGGTTGCTCCTGGCGTGCTCCTGAAAGAAGTGCATGAAAAATATGTGATGGTGTCTGAATCCGGCATCATGCGCCGCGTAGAATTGCCGCAAATGCCGGATATGAATCGTGGTCCGGTACAAATACCGCCCTTGAATCAGTCCAATACAGTGCCGCCACAAGTGGCGCCTGTCGCATTTCCTTCTGCCAAGCACAATGATGCACCAGGCGGACCTATCAGCAGCCCGCCACCACCTATGGTGACACCTGGCTTGCCTACGGCCTCTCTGCCATCTGCAATGCCGGGCGGGCAGCAATGA
- the gspF gene encoding type II secretion system inner membrane protein GspF, whose product MPAFRYEAVDNSGHTSKGVLNADSARAARSDLRAQGLVPVTVESIANQMDAGGKRKTSFFADHLSTVENALFTRQLSSLLEAGLPLEQSLSALLEQSERTYVRDLVGSIRSEVMAGNSLSDALKQHPNDFTDIYCALVASGEHIGHLSRVLSRLADYIERRNALVQKVRLAFTYPAIVTVVAFAIVIFLLTYVVPQIVSVFANTKQKLPFLTLVMLAISDFVRAYGWIVAILLVAAYSLWRLALRNPDFKMRWHRWLLHAPLYGKFERSLNTARFASTLAITTGSGVPILRALQTSRETLSNVAMRAQVEEATASVREGVSLARALSAHKHFPPMLIHMIRAGEVTGELPAMLERASNTQEQDLERRAMTMAGFLEPVLILTMGIVVLLIVLAVLMPIIEINQLVR is encoded by the coding sequence ATGCCAGCATTTCGATATGAGGCTGTTGATAACTCAGGCCATACCAGTAAAGGCGTATTAAATGCCGATAGTGCCCGGGCTGCCCGCAGTGACTTGCGAGCTCAGGGCCTGGTGCCGGTTACTGTAGAGTCCATTGCCAATCAAATGGATGCGGGTGGCAAGCGCAAGACCAGCTTCTTTGCCGATCATCTTTCTACTGTGGAAAATGCCTTGTTTACCAGGCAATTGTCCAGCTTGCTGGAGGCTGGCTTACCGCTTGAGCAATCCCTGTCTGCCTTGCTGGAGCAATCAGAGCGCACTTATGTCCGTGACCTGGTCGGTTCTATACGCTCGGAAGTCATGGCCGGTAATTCCCTGTCTGACGCGCTGAAGCAGCATCCCAATGATTTTACTGATATCTATTGCGCACTCGTGGCTTCGGGCGAGCATATCGGCCATCTGTCGCGGGTGTTGTCGCGACTGGCTGATTACATAGAGAGACGTAATGCGCTGGTGCAAAAAGTCAGGCTGGCATTTACTTATCCGGCAATCGTGACGGTGGTGGCTTTTGCCATCGTGATCTTCTTGTTGACTTATGTGGTGCCACAAATTGTTTCTGTCTTTGCCAATACCAAGCAGAAGCTACCTTTCCTGACACTGGTGATGCTGGCAATTTCAGATTTTGTGCGGGCTTATGGCTGGATCGTTGCAATTCTGTTGGTGGCTGCTTATTCCCTGTGGCGGCTGGCTTTGCGTAATCCTGATTTCAAGATGCGCTGGCATCGCTGGTTATTGCACGCACCTTTGTATGGCAAGTTTGAACGCAGCCTGAATACGGCAAGGTTCGCCAGTACCCTGGCGATTACAACTGGCTCAGGTGTGCCTATCTTGCGGGCCCTGCAAACCAGCCGCGAAACCTTGTCCAATGTGGCCATGCGTGCGCAGGTGGAAGAGGCAACGGCCAGTGTCAGGGAGGGCGTCAGTCTGGCGCGCGCCTTGTCCGCACACAAGCATTTTCCACCTATGCTGATACACATGATCAGAGCTGGTGAGGTGACTGGTGAATTGCCCGCCATGCTGGAGCGCGCGTCAAATACCCAGGAGCAGGACCTTGAGCGCCGGGCAATGACCATGGCTGGCTTTCTGGAGCCGGTATTGATCCTGACCATGGGGATCGTCGTCTTGCTCATCGTGCTGGCGGTACTGATGCCTATCATAGAAATAAATCAATTGGTACGCTAA
- a CDS encoding peptidoglycan DD-metalloendopeptidase family protein, with amino-acid sequence MKKIQQILQTGLSITVLAVMTACTTNVQNKAPVVERGFDPKPVDPPPVVEVVKPVVKAPDNTRGTYVVKRGDGLYRIALDHGQSYSDLVAWNDLKNPNDIKVGQVLRVAPPDAVQGAQTTGVAPNAGIEVKPLPVNAATNKTSPRGDKRPYSEANLAELQKADATVVASVAPTVPVIKPESPVPAKAAEPATAETESVDWMWPADGKVLATFDDVKNKGFDIAGKMGQDVLSAGAGKVLYAGSGIRGYGNLVIIKHTSTLLSAYAHNKSILVKEGQSISKGQKIAEMGNSDSDTVKLHFEIRVQGKPVDPARYLPAR; translated from the coding sequence ATGAAGAAAATACAGCAAATACTACAAACTGGTTTATCCATAACAGTCTTGGCGGTCATGACTGCATGTACCACCAATGTCCAGAATAAGGCGCCAGTTGTGGAGCGGGGCTTTGATCCCAAGCCAGTTGATCCTCCTCCTGTCGTTGAGGTTGTCAAGCCAGTGGTGAAGGCTCCCGATAATACTCGCGGTACCTATGTGGTCAAACGTGGTGATGGCCTGTACAGAATCGCACTTGATCATGGGCAAAGCTATAGTGACCTGGTTGCCTGGAATGACTTGAAAAACCCGAACGACATCAAAGTGGGGCAGGTTCTGCGGGTTGCTCCACCGGACGCTGTCCAGGGGGCGCAAACTACGGGTGTGGCACCAAATGCCGGAATTGAAGTCAAACCTTTGCCAGTGAACGCAGCTACCAACAAAACCAGCCCGCGCGGCGACAAGCGGCCATATTCAGAGGCTAATCTCGCTGAGTTGCAGAAGGCAGATGCCACGGTAGTCGCCTCGGTTGCACCGACAGTGCCAGTCATTAAGCCTGAAAGTCCTGTACCAGCCAAGGCAGCAGAACCTGCTACGGCTGAAACCGAAAGTGTGGATTGGATGTGGCCGGCTGACGGTAAAGTCCTGGCGACATTTGACGATGTTAAGAATAAAGGCTTCGATATCGCTGGCAAGATGGGGCAGGATGTATTGTCCGCAGGTGCCGGTAAAGTTTTGTACGCAGGTAGTGGCATCCGTGGTTATGGTAATCTGGTGATTATCAAGCATACCAGCACCTTGCTGTCAGCCTATGCGCATAACAAATCCATACTCGTCAAGGAAGGGCAGAGTATAAGCAAAGGGCAAAAAATTGCTGAAATGGGAAATTCTGACAGTGATACGGTGAAGCTGCATTTTGAGATCAGGGTCCAGGGTAAGCCGGTTGATCCGGCAAGATATCTGCCAGCCCGCTAG
- the surE gene encoding 5'/3'-nucleotidase SurE, giving the protein MKILISNDDGYLAPGIVALAEAMASIAEITVVAPDSNRSGASNALTLDRPLSVQRASNGFYFVNGTPSDCVHIALTAIMKEKPDLIVSGINQGQNMGDDTLYSGTVAAATEGFLFGIPAIAFSQTEKGWTHLDAAARIALDMVKRGFSDLARPFLLNVNIPNLPFEDIKGVRKARLGKRHTSEPVIHMTDPHGRDIYWIGPPGAARDASAGTDFDTTARHFVSVTPLQIDLTNTRQLADLDMDFA; this is encoded by the coding sequence ATGAAAATTCTGATCAGTAATGATGATGGTTATCTGGCTCCTGGCATCGTGGCGCTCGCTGAGGCCATGGCATCAATTGCCGAGATTACCGTGGTGGCTCCCGATAGTAACCGTTCCGGGGCATCGAATGCCTTGACCCTGGACCGGCCCTTGAGTGTGCAAAGAGCCAGCAATGGTTTTTACTTTGTGAATGGTACTCCTTCTGACTGCGTGCACATCGCCCTGACCGCCATCATGAAAGAAAAACCTGACCTGATCGTTTCTGGTATCAATCAGGGGCAGAATATGGGGGACGATACTTTGTATTCTGGTACCGTAGCCGCAGCGACTGAAGGATTTTTGTTTGGTATCCCGGCAATTGCCTTTTCGCAAACTGAAAAAGGCTGGACGCATCTGGATGCAGCAGCACGCATTGCGCTGGATATGGTGAAGCGTGGTTTCTCAGACTTGGCCAGACCGTTCCTGCTGAATGTGAATATTCCTAATCTGCCGTTTGAAGACATCAAGGGAGTGCGCAAGGCGCGCCTGGGTAAGCGTCATACTTCTGAGCCTGTCATCCACATGACTGATCCGCACGGTCGGGATATTTACTGGATAGGCCCGCCAGGAGCAGCACGGGATGCCAGCGCGGGGACGGATTTTGATACGACGGCCAGGCATTTTGTTTCGGTAACACCTTTACAAATAGATTTGACGAATACCCGCCAGTTGGCTGACCTGGATATGGATTTTGCATGA
- a CDS encoding HD-GYP domain-containing protein — protein MLKKIEVAQLRVGMYVQELCSSWIDTPFWQKSFLLGEIEELKKIQATKIRHAWIDVSKGLDVLPEAVEKTVAEPEPQPEPAPEPLPEPAPSPRQITSASMDDELGRASAIVSKSKQAVFSMFSEARMGKAVDVGNAQNMVEEIADSVMRNPGALIGLARLKTKDDYTYMHSIAVCALMVALAKQLGLSEEATREAGLAGLLHDIGKMMVDADILNKPGKLTEAEFVSVKEHPVAGYKMLKEAKGVSAIALDVCLHHHEKIDGTGYPRRLKGDEISLYARMGAVCDVYDAITSDRPYKQGWCPAESLRKMAEWSSGHFDEKVFQAFVKSIGIYPVGTMVKLESGRLAVVVEQQVGKSLLLPKVRVFFSVKSMAYIAPELIDLSRPGMNDKIASREDAAKWGIKDINRYWLGEAANNR, from the coding sequence ATGTTGAAGAAAATTGAAGTCGCTCAACTGAGGGTTGGCATGTATGTGCAGGAACTGTGCAGTTCCTGGATAGATACGCCATTCTGGCAAAAGTCTTTCTTGCTTGGAGAAATTGAAGAGTTAAAAAAAATCCAGGCAACCAAAATCCGTCATGCCTGGATTGATGTCAGCAAGGGCCTTGATGTCCTGCCCGAAGCGGTAGAAAAAACGGTCGCCGAGCCAGAGCCGCAACCCGAGCCTGCGCCAGAACCGTTGCCAGAGCCTGCTCCATCGCCGCGCCAGATCACCTCAGCCTCCATGGATGACGAACTGGGGCGTGCTTCTGCCATTGTCAGCAAATCCAAGCAAGCCGTGTTCAGCATGTTCAGTGAAGCCCGCATGGGCAAGGCGGTAGATGTCGGTAATGCCCAGAACATGGTGGAAGAAATTGCTGATTCCGTCATGCGCAATCCTGGTGCCCTGATAGGTTTGGCCAGACTCAAGACCAAGGATGATTACACCTATATGCATTCGATTGCCGTATGCGCACTAATGGTGGCATTGGCCAAGCAACTGGGCTTGTCTGAAGAGGCAACCAGGGAAGCCGGTCTGGCTGGCTTGTTGCACGATATAGGCAAGATGATGGTGGATGCTGATATTTTGAACAAACCAGGAAAATTGACGGAAGCTGAATTTGTCTCCGTCAAGGAGCATCCAGTAGCTGGCTACAAAATGTTGAAAGAGGCCAAGGGTGTCAGCGCAATTGCCTTGGATGTATGCCTGCATCATCATGAAAAAATTGATGGTACCGGTTACCCAAGACGTCTGAAGGGAGATGAGATCAGTTTGTACGCACGTATGGGGGCGGTATGCGATGTGTATGACGCGATTACTTCAGATCGACCCTATAAACAAGGCTGGTGCCCTGCTGAATCATTGCGCAAAATGGCTGAGTGGAGTAGCGGTCATTTTGATGAAAAAGTATTTCAGGCTTTTGTCAAAAGTATAGGTATTTATCCTGTGGGTACAATGGTCAAGCTGGAGTCTGGCAGGCTGGCTGTCGTCGTTGAACAACAGGTTGGCAAGTCTCTGTTATTGCCAAAGGTCAGAGTATTCTTTTCTGTTAAATCTATGGCCTACATTGCTCCAGAACTGATTGACTTGTCACGTCCGGGAATGAATGACAAGATCGCCTCACGTGAAGATGCTGCCAAATGGGGTATCAAGGACATCAATCGTTATTGGCTCGGTGAGGCTGCCAACAACCGCTAA
- the rpoS gene encoding RNA polymerase sigma factor RpoS, whose translation MHNNLSTYKLENSSASDEPDMSPDGADGDAHPASDAVDMDDAADLAQEGQDEQSEDPAALIVAPIDELKNVLAAELSTDTTQYYLNQIGTRPLFASAEELHYATLAKQGNFEARQKMIEHNLRLVVSIAKHYINRGVALLDMIEEGNLGLMHAIDKFEPERGFRFSTYATWWIRQSIERAIMNQARTIRLPVHMVRELNQILRAKYHLESQRRDGRDAALEDIALLVDRPVDEVQDILTLSEHATSLDTPLDNDPQSSLMDMLPGDSDDAPDIRAEQHEMTILVRDWLSKLPDKQRIVIVRRFGLDNDDPATLETLADEMGITRERVRQIQQEALIKLKRSFASRGVGRDSVL comes from the coding sequence ATGCATAACAATTTAAGCACCTACAAGTTGGAAAATTCTTCCGCTAGCGATGAGCCGGATATGTCGCCGGACGGCGCTGATGGTGATGCGCATCCTGCCTCGGATGCTGTGGATATGGATGATGCGGCTGATCTGGCGCAGGAGGGGCAGGACGAGCAAAGTGAAGATCCTGCGGCGCTCATTGTTGCCCCTATTGATGAGCTGAAAAACGTACTTGCTGCCGAGCTTTCTACAGATACCACGCAATACTATTTGAATCAGATAGGTACTCGGCCATTGTTTGCCTCTGCTGAAGAGCTGCATTATGCGACTCTGGCCAAGCAAGGTAATTTTGAGGCCAGGCAAAAAATGATAGAGCACAATCTGCGCCTGGTTGTGTCGATTGCCAAACACTATATCAACCGTGGCGTTGCTTTGCTCGACATGATAGAAGAGGGTAATCTGGGTCTGATGCATGCCATCGACAAATTCGAGCCCGAACGCGGCTTTCGTTTTTCGACCTACGCAACTTGGTGGATACGCCAGAGTATAGAGCGCGCAATCATGAACCAGGCCAGGACCATACGTCTGCCTGTGCACATGGTGCGTGAACTGAACCAGATACTACGGGCCAAGTACCATCTTGAATCGCAAAGGCGCGATGGCAGGGATGCGGCACTGGAAGATATTGCCCTGCTGGTCGACAGGCCAGTTGATGAAGTGCAGGATATTCTGACCCTGTCCGAGCATGCCACCTCGCTGGATACGCCACTTGACAATGATCCCCAGTCCAGTCTCATGGATATGCTGCCAGGTGATAGTGATGATGCGCCAGACATTCGTGCCGAGCAGCATGAAATGACGATCCTGGTCAGGGACTGGCTGTCAAAATTGCCTGACAAGCAACGTATCGTCATCGTGCGCCGCTTTGGACTTGATAATGATGATCCGGCAACTCTGGAAACCCTGGCCGATGAAATGGGGATTACCCGTGAACGTGTGCGTCAGATACAGCAGGAGGCTTTGATCAAACTAAAGCGTTCGTTTGCTTCACGTGGCGTGGGTCGTGACTCTGTGCTTTAG
- a CDS encoding uracil-DNA glycosylase translates to MSSWQDVCPEDVRLAIEQSHSSWRPVIERGLQRVHEANPDYFPGLTKSDYLPNQARLFAAFSMPMDDVRYILMGEGPYPRVDSATGYCFMDGAVKSLWSDEEGGGLSKKVNRATSLRNFMKMLLVASGHLQQEATAGDAMAAVATQARLPEGGFIQTLDDLQHKLIAQGFLLLNASLVFREDTAPVKDAKAWQPFLQTVLSALDQYQSSHKKQKAVLVLWGKIAEQLRLMPETALYEQISAEHPYNLSFIANKTMQDFFRPMNLLGNLPEGKIL, encoded by the coding sequence ATGAGTTCATGGCAAGATGTGTGCCCAGAAGATGTGCGTCTGGCGATAGAACAGTCACACTCATCCTGGCGGCCTGTCATAGAGAGGGGATTGCAGCGAGTGCATGAAGCCAATCCGGATTATTTCCCGGGTTTGACCAAGTCTGACTATCTGCCCAACCAGGCCAGATTATTTGCTGCCTTCTCCATGCCTATGGATGATGTACGTTACATCCTGATGGGTGAGGGACCTTATCCGAGGGTAGACAGTGCTACAGGTTATTGTTTCATGGACGGGGCGGTAAAAAGCTTGTGGTCTGATGAAGAGGGCGGTGGCTTATCCAAGAAAGTCAATCGCGCCACGTCACTCAGAAACTTCATGAAGATGTTGCTGGTCGCTTCTGGTCATTTGCAGCAAGAGGCAACTGCTGGTGACGCCATGGCTGCTGTTGCCACACAGGCGCGTTTGCCTGAGGGCGGTTTTATACAGACGCTGGACGATTTACAACACAAGCTCATTGCACAAGGATTTTTACTATTGAATGCCAGTCTGGTATTTCGTGAAGACACAGCTCCGGTAAAAGATGCAAAAGCATGGCAGCCATTTTTGCAAACTGTTTTATCTGCGCTAGATCAATATCAAAGTTCGCACAAAAAGCAAAAGGCAGTGTTAGTCTTGTGGGGTAAGATTGCCGAGCAGCTTCGTCTCATGCCCGAGACCGCACTGTACGAGCAGATCAGTGCTGAGCATCCCTACAACCTGAGTTTTATTGCTAACAAGACAATGCAGGATTTTTTCCGTCCTATGAATTTATTGGGTAACTTGCCTGAAGGAAAAATTTTGTAA
- a CDS encoding protein-L-isoaspartate(D-aspartate) O-methyltransferase — protein sequence MTTKDKRFPLPLSSVVNQKDKAGGGAVRHTAMPQTAMRNAAHHLSGVAAAKAAKSQQLNVPQGAAGSSAGLSPSLLSGPLVSEGVRRAMVARVAQQGVKDATVLAALQAVPRHLFLESGMASQAYVDASLPIGHHQTISQPYIVARMLEIMRNGGKLERVLEIGTGCGYQAAVLSVMVKEVYSIERIKALHELAKSNLRPMRIANIRLLYGDGMQGLPGEAPFDGIILAAAGMEVPQALLKQLRVGGRLVAPVGGRNQVLQLIERVSNYEWKSSVLESCHFVPLHPGVI from the coding sequence ATGACAACCAAGGATAAGCGCTTTCCTTTGCCCTTGTCTTCTGTGGTCAATCAAAAAGACAAGGCCGGTGGTGGGGCAGTGCGGCATACCGCGATGCCGCAAACTGCCATGCGCAATGCCGCCCATCATTTAAGTGGTGTGGCTGCAGCTAAAGCTGCAAAATCCCAGCAATTGAATGTACCGCAGGGGGCTGCAGGTTCTTCCGCAGGTTTGTCGCCTTCTTTATTGTCTGGCCCCCTGGTGTCTGAAGGCGTAAGGCGTGCCATGGTCGCTCGGGTTGCGCAACAAGGGGTCAAGGATGCGACTGTGCTGGCAGCTTTGCAAGCCGTGCCCAGACATTTGTTTCTGGAATCTGGCATGGCCAGCCAGGCCTATGTGGATGCCTCCCTGCCCATAGGCCATCACCAGACCATTTCGCAACCGTATATTGTGGCCCGTATGCTGGAAATCATGCGTAATGGTGGCAAATTGGAGCGTGTACTTGAGATTGGTACTGGCTGCGGTTACCAGGCAGCCGTCCTGTCTGTGATGGTCAAAGAGGTATATTCCATAGAGCGTATCAAGGCCTTGCATGAACTGGCCAAAAGCAATCTGCGTCCCATGCGTATCGCTAATATCCGGCTTTTATATGGCGATGGCATGCAGGGTTTGCCGGGCGAGGCCCCTTTTGACGGTATCATATTGGCAGCAGCGGGAATGGAAGTGCCGCAGGCCCTGTTAAAACAGTTGCGGGTAGGTGGTAGGTTGGTTGCACCTGTGGGCGGGCGTAATCAGGTGTTGCAATTGATAGAACGTGTATCCAATTATGAATGGAAGAGTTCTGTGCTCGAATCCTGCCATTTTGTGCCTTTGCATCCCGGCGTAATTTAG